A single region of the Cynocephalus volans isolate mCynVol1 chromosome 12, mCynVol1.pri, whole genome shotgun sequence genome encodes:
- the RARG gene encoding retinoic acid receptor gamma — protein sequence MATNKERLFAAGALGPGSGYPGAGFPFAFPGALRGSPPFEMLSPSFRGLGQPDLPKEMASLSVETQSTSSEEMVPSSPSPPPPPRVYKPCFVCNDKSSGYHYGVSSCEGCKGFFRRSIQKNMVYTCHRDKNCIINKVTRNRCQYCRLQKCFEVGMSKEAVRNDRNKKKKEVKEEGSSDSYELSPQLEELITKVSKAHQETFPSLCQLGKYTTNSSADHRVQLDLGLWDKFSELATKCIIKIVEFAKRLPGFTGLSIADQITLLKAACLDILMLRICTRYTPEQDTMTFSDGLTLNRTQMHNAGFGPLTDLVFAFAEQLLPLEMDDTETGLLSAICLICGDRMDLEEPEKVEKLQEPLLEALRLYARRRRPSQPYMFPRMLMKITDLRGISTKGAERAITLKMEIPGPMPPLIREMLENPEMFEDDSSQPGSHPKASSEDEVPRGQGKGGQSPQPDQGP from the exons ATGGCCACCAATAAGGAGCGACTCTTTGCAGCTGGTGCCCTGGGGCCTGGATCTGGCTACCCAGGGGCGGGCTTCCCCTTTGCCTTCCCAGGGGCACTCAGGGGGTCTCCACCTTTTGAGATGTTGAGCCCTAGCTTCCGGGGCCTGGGCCAGCCTGACCTCCCCAAGGAGATGGCCTCTCTGT CGGTGGAGACGCAAAGCACTAGCTCAGAGGAGATGGTGCCCAGCTCGCCCTCGCCCCCTCCGCCTCCTCGGGTCTACAAGCCGTGCTTTGTGTGCAATGACAAGTCCTCTGGCTACCACTATGGGGTCAGCTCTTGTGAAGGCTGCAAG GGCTTCTTCCGCCGCAGCATCCAGAAGAACATGGTGTACACATGTCACCGTGACAAAAACTGTATCATCAACAAGGTAACCAGGAATCGCTGCCAGTACTGCCGGCTACAGAAGTGCTTTGAAGTGGGCATGTCCAAGGAAG CTGTGCGGAATGACCgaaacaagaagaagaaagaggtgaAAGAAGAAGGATCATCTGACAGCTATGAATTGAGCCCCCAGTTAGAAGAGCTCATTACCAAGGTCAGCAAAGCCCATCAGGAGACCTTCCCCTCGCTCTGTCAGCTGGGCAAATATACCACG AACTCCAGTGCAGACCACCGGGTACAGCTGGATCTGGGGCTGTGGGACAAGTTCAGTGAGCTGGCCACCAAGTGCATCATCAAGATTGTGGAGTTTGCCAAGCGCTTACCTGGCTTTACAGGGCTCAGCATTGCTGACCAGATCACTCTGCTCAAGGCTGCCTGCCTGGATATCCTG ATGCTGCGGATCTGCACAAGGTACACCCCAGAGCAGGATACCATGACCTTCTCCGACGGGTTGACCCTGAACCGGACCCAGATGCACAATGCTGGCTTTGGGCCCCTCACAGACCTAGTCTTTGCCTTTGCTGAGCAGCTCCTGCCACTGGAGATGGATGACACTGAGACAGGGCTGCTCAGCGCCATCTGCCTCATCTGTGGAG ATCGCATGGACCTGGAGGAACCTGAAAAAGTGGAAAAGCTGCaggagccactgctggaagccctgaGGCTCTATGCCCGGCGCCGGCGACCCAGCCAGCCTTACATGTTCCCAAGGATGCTTATGAAAATCACCGACCTCCGGGGCATCAGCACCAAGG GAGCAGAAAGGGCCATTACCCTGAAGATGGAGATTCCAGGCCCAATGCCTCCCCTGATCCGAGAGATGCTGGAGAACCCCGAAATGTTTGAGGACGACTCCTCGCAGCCTGGTTCCCACCCCAAGGCCTCTAGCGAGGATGAGGTTCCCAGGGGCCAGGGCAAAGGGGGCCAAAGTCCCCAGCCTGACCAGGGCCCCTGA
- the ITGB7 gene encoding integrin beta-7 isoform X1: MAALSVVLVFLLALSRSESELDVKIPSPGEATEWGDSDLFFPGSCQPAPSCQKCILSHPSCAWCKQLNFTASGEAEARRCARREELLARGCPREELEEPRGRQEVLQDEPLSQGARGEGATQLAPQRVRVTLRPGEPQQLRVRFLRAEGYPVDLYYLMDLSYSMKDDLESVRQLGHALLVRLQEVTHSVRIGFGSFVDKTVLPFVSTVPSKLRHPCPSRLERCQPPFSFHHVLSLTGDAQAFEREVGRQSVSGNLDSPEGGFDAILQAVLCQEQIGWRNVSRLLVFTSDDTFHTAGDGKLGGIFMPSDGHCHLDSNGLYSRSPDFDYPSVGQVAQALSAANIQPIFAVTSATLPVYQELSKLIPKSAVGELSEDSSNVVQLIMDAYNSLSSTVTLEHSKLPHGVRISYESQCGGPKKREGEAGDRGQCNHVRVNQTVNFLVTLQATDCLLEPHLLRLRALGFSEELIVELHTLCDCNCSDTQPQAPHCSDGQGNLQCGICSCAPGRLGRLCECSQAELSSLDLESGCRAPNATGPLCSGKGRCQCGRCSCSGQSSGRLCECDDASCERHKGILCGGFGRCQCGVCHCHANRTGRACECSGDTDSCVSPEGGLCSGHGHCKCNHCQCLDGYYGALCDQCPGCKTPCERHRDCAECGAFGTGPLATNCSTACAHANVTLALAPILDDGWCKERTLDNQLFFFLVENEVGGRVMLRVRPPEKGADHTQAIVLGCIGGIVAVGLGLVLAYRLSVEIYDRREYSRFEKEQQQLNWKQDSNPLYKSAITTTINPHFQEAEGPPL; the protein is encoded by the exons ATGGCGGCTTTGTCAGTGGTCCTTGTTTTCCTGCTGGCCTTGAGCAGAAGTGAGAGTGAATTGGATGTCAAGATCCCATCCCCAGGAGAGGCCACAGAATGGGGGGATTCTGACCTGTTCTTTCCAGGGTCCTGCCAACCAGCACCATCCTGCCAGAAGTGCATTCTCTCACATCCCAGCTGTGCATGGTGCAAGCAACTG AACTTCACCGCCTCTGGGGAGGCGGAGGCCCGGCGCTGTGCCCGGCGCGAGGAGCTGCTGGCTCGGGGCTGCCCGCGGGAGGAGCTGGAAGAGCCCCGCGGCCGGCAGGAGGTGCTGCAGGACGAGCCGCTCAGCCAGGGAGCCCGCGGCGAGGGGGCCACACAGCTGGCGCCGCAGCGGGTCCGGGTCACGCTGCGGCCTG GGGAGCCCCAGCAGCTCCGGGTCCGCTTTCTCCGTGCCGAGGGATACCCGGTGGACCTGTACTACCTTATGGACCTGAGCTACTCCATGAAGGACGACCTGGAAAGCGTGCGCCAGCTCGGGCACGCCCTGCTGGTCCGGCTGCAGGAGGTCACCCATTCTGTGCGCATTG GTTTTGGCTCCTTTGTGGACAAAACAGTGCTGCCCTTTGTGAGCACAGTGCCCTCCAAGCTGCGCCACCCCTGCCCCAGCCGGCTGGAGCGTTGCCAGCCACCCTTCAGCTTTCACCATGTGCTGTCCCTAACGGGGGATGCTCAGGCCTTCGAGCGGGAGGTGGGGCGCCAGAGTGTGTCTGGCAACCTGGACTCTCCTGAAGGTGGCTTTGACGCCATTCTGCAGGCTGTACTCTGCCAG GAGCAGATTGGCTGGAGAAATGTGTCCCGGCTGCTGGTGTTCACTTCAGATGACACATTCCACACAGCTGGGGATGGGAAGTTGGGCGGCATTTTCATGCCCAGTGATGGGCACTGCCACTTGGACAGCAATGGCCTCTACAGTCGCAGCCCAGATTTT gacTATCCCTCCGTGGGTCAGGTAGCCCAGGCCCTCTCTGCAGCAAACATCCAGCCCATCTTTGCTGTCACCAGTGCCACACTGCCTGTCTACCAG GAGCTGAGTAAGCTGATTCCTAAGTCTGCAGTGGGGGAGCTGAGTGAGGACTCCAGCAATGTGGTACAGCTCATCATGGATGCTTATAAT AGCCTGTCATCCACCGTGACCCTCGAACACTCTAAACTCCCTCATGGGGTCCGTATCTCTTACGAATCCCAGTGTGGGGGTCCTAAGAAGAGAGAGGGTGAGGCTGGGGACCGAGGACAGTGCAACCATGTCCGAGTCAACCAGACG GTGAATTTCTTGGTTACTCTCCAAGCTACCGATTGTCTCCTTGAGCCCCATCTCCTGCGGCTCCGGGCCCTTGGCTTCTCAGAGGAGCTGATTGTAGAGCTGCACACACTGTGTGATTGTAACTGCAGTGACACCCAGCCCCAGGCTCCCCACTGCAGTGATGGCCAGGGAAACCTACAATGTGGTATATGCAG CTGTGCCCCTGGCCGCCTGGGTAGGCTCTGTGAGTGCTCTCAGGCTGAGCTGTCCTCTCTGGATCTGGAATCTGGGTGCCGGGCCCCCAATGCGACAGGGCCCCTGTGCAGTGGGAAGGGACGGTGCCAGTGTGGACGCTGCAGCTGCAGTGGCCAGAGCTCCGGGCGCCTGTGCGAATGCGATGATGCCAGCTGCGAGCGACACAAGGGCATCCTTTGTGGAG GCTTTGGCCGCTGCCAATGTGGAGTGTGTCACTGTCACGCCAACCGCACGGGCAGAGCATGCGAGTGCAGTGGGGACACGGACAGCTGTGTCAGTCCTGAGGGAGGGCTTTGCAGTGGGCATGGACACTGCAAATGCAACCACTGCCAGTGCTTGGATGGCTACTATGGTGCTCTGTGTGACCAGTGCCCAGGCTGCAAGACACCATGTGAGAGACACAG GGACTGTGCAGAGTGTGGGGCCTTTGGGACTGGTCCCCTGGCCACCAATTGCAGCACGGCTTGTGCCCATGCCAATGTGACCTTGGCTTTGGCCCCTATCTTGGATGATGGCTGGTGCAAAGAGAGGACTCTGGACAACCAGCTGTTCTTCTTCCTGGTGGAGAATGAGGTTGGAGGCAGGGTCATGCTGAGAGTGAGACCCCCAGAAA AGGGAGCAGACCACACCCAGGCCATTGTGCTGGGCTGCATAGGGGGCATCGTGGCAGTGGGACTGGGGTTGGTCCTGGCTTATCGGCTCTCAGTGGAAATATACGACCGGCGGGAATACAGTCGCTTTGAGAAGGAGCAGCAGCAACTCAACTGGAAGCAG GACAGCAACCCTCTCTACAAAAGCGCCATCACCACAACCATCAATCCCCACTTTCAAGAGGCAGAAGGTCCTCCTCTCTGA
- the ITGB7 gene encoding integrin beta-7 isoform X2 translates to MAALSVVLVFLLALSRSESELDVKIPSPGEATEWGDSDLFFPGSCQPAPSCQKCILSHPSCAWCKQLNFTASGEAEARRCARREELLARGCPREELEEPRGRQEVLQDEPLSQGARGEGATQLAPQRVRVTLRPGEPQQLRVRFLRAEGYPVDLYYLMDLSYSMKDDLESVRQLGHALLVRLQEVTHSVRIGFGSFVDKTVLPFVSTVPSKLRHPCPSRLERCQPPFSFHHVLSLTGDAQAFEREVGRQSVSGNLDSPEGGFDAILQAVLCQEQIGWRNVSRLLVFTSDDTFHTAGDGKLGGIFMPSDGHCHLDSNGLYSRSPDFELSKLIPKSAVGELSEDSSNVVQLIMDAYNSLSSTVTLEHSKLPHGVRISYESQCGGPKKREGEAGDRGQCNHVRVNQTVNFLVTLQATDCLLEPHLLRLRALGFSEELIVELHTLCDCNCSDTQPQAPHCSDGQGNLQCGICSCAPGRLGRLCECSQAELSSLDLESGCRAPNATGPLCSGKGRCQCGRCSCSGQSSGRLCECDDASCERHKGILCGGFGRCQCGVCHCHANRTGRACECSGDTDSCVSPEGGLCSGHGHCKCNHCQCLDGYYGALCDQCPGCKTPCERHRDCAECGAFGTGPLATNCSTACAHANVTLALAPILDDGWCKERTLDNQLFFFLVENEVGGRVMLRVRPPEKGADHTQAIVLGCIGGIVAVGLGLVLAYRLSVEIYDRREYSRFEKEQQQLNWKQDSNPLYKSAITTTINPHFQEAEGPPL, encoded by the exons ATGGCGGCTTTGTCAGTGGTCCTTGTTTTCCTGCTGGCCTTGAGCAGAAGTGAGAGTGAATTGGATGTCAAGATCCCATCCCCAGGAGAGGCCACAGAATGGGGGGATTCTGACCTGTTCTTTCCAGGGTCCTGCCAACCAGCACCATCCTGCCAGAAGTGCATTCTCTCACATCCCAGCTGTGCATGGTGCAAGCAACTG AACTTCACCGCCTCTGGGGAGGCGGAGGCCCGGCGCTGTGCCCGGCGCGAGGAGCTGCTGGCTCGGGGCTGCCCGCGGGAGGAGCTGGAAGAGCCCCGCGGCCGGCAGGAGGTGCTGCAGGACGAGCCGCTCAGCCAGGGAGCCCGCGGCGAGGGGGCCACACAGCTGGCGCCGCAGCGGGTCCGGGTCACGCTGCGGCCTG GGGAGCCCCAGCAGCTCCGGGTCCGCTTTCTCCGTGCCGAGGGATACCCGGTGGACCTGTACTACCTTATGGACCTGAGCTACTCCATGAAGGACGACCTGGAAAGCGTGCGCCAGCTCGGGCACGCCCTGCTGGTCCGGCTGCAGGAGGTCACCCATTCTGTGCGCATTG GTTTTGGCTCCTTTGTGGACAAAACAGTGCTGCCCTTTGTGAGCACAGTGCCCTCCAAGCTGCGCCACCCCTGCCCCAGCCGGCTGGAGCGTTGCCAGCCACCCTTCAGCTTTCACCATGTGCTGTCCCTAACGGGGGATGCTCAGGCCTTCGAGCGGGAGGTGGGGCGCCAGAGTGTGTCTGGCAACCTGGACTCTCCTGAAGGTGGCTTTGACGCCATTCTGCAGGCTGTACTCTGCCAG GAGCAGATTGGCTGGAGAAATGTGTCCCGGCTGCTGGTGTTCACTTCAGATGACACATTCCACACAGCTGGGGATGGGAAGTTGGGCGGCATTTTCATGCCCAGTGATGGGCACTGCCACTTGGACAGCAATGGCCTCTACAGTCGCAGCCCAGATTTT GAGCTGAGTAAGCTGATTCCTAAGTCTGCAGTGGGGGAGCTGAGTGAGGACTCCAGCAATGTGGTACAGCTCATCATGGATGCTTATAAT AGCCTGTCATCCACCGTGACCCTCGAACACTCTAAACTCCCTCATGGGGTCCGTATCTCTTACGAATCCCAGTGTGGGGGTCCTAAGAAGAGAGAGGGTGAGGCTGGGGACCGAGGACAGTGCAACCATGTCCGAGTCAACCAGACG GTGAATTTCTTGGTTACTCTCCAAGCTACCGATTGTCTCCTTGAGCCCCATCTCCTGCGGCTCCGGGCCCTTGGCTTCTCAGAGGAGCTGATTGTAGAGCTGCACACACTGTGTGATTGTAACTGCAGTGACACCCAGCCCCAGGCTCCCCACTGCAGTGATGGCCAGGGAAACCTACAATGTGGTATATGCAG CTGTGCCCCTGGCCGCCTGGGTAGGCTCTGTGAGTGCTCTCAGGCTGAGCTGTCCTCTCTGGATCTGGAATCTGGGTGCCGGGCCCCCAATGCGACAGGGCCCCTGTGCAGTGGGAAGGGACGGTGCCAGTGTGGACGCTGCAGCTGCAGTGGCCAGAGCTCCGGGCGCCTGTGCGAATGCGATGATGCCAGCTGCGAGCGACACAAGGGCATCCTTTGTGGAG GCTTTGGCCGCTGCCAATGTGGAGTGTGTCACTGTCACGCCAACCGCACGGGCAGAGCATGCGAGTGCAGTGGGGACACGGACAGCTGTGTCAGTCCTGAGGGAGGGCTTTGCAGTGGGCATGGACACTGCAAATGCAACCACTGCCAGTGCTTGGATGGCTACTATGGTGCTCTGTGTGACCAGTGCCCAGGCTGCAAGACACCATGTGAGAGACACAG GGACTGTGCAGAGTGTGGGGCCTTTGGGACTGGTCCCCTGGCCACCAATTGCAGCACGGCTTGTGCCCATGCCAATGTGACCTTGGCTTTGGCCCCTATCTTGGATGATGGCTGGTGCAAAGAGAGGACTCTGGACAACCAGCTGTTCTTCTTCCTGGTGGAGAATGAGGTTGGAGGCAGGGTCATGCTGAGAGTGAGACCCCCAGAAA AGGGAGCAGACCACACCCAGGCCATTGTGCTGGGCTGCATAGGGGGCATCGTGGCAGTGGGACTGGGGTTGGTCCTGGCTTATCGGCTCTCAGTGGAAATATACGACCGGCGGGAATACAGTCGCTTTGAGAAGGAGCAGCAGCAACTCAACTGGAAGCAG GACAGCAACCCTCTCTACAAAAGCGCCATCACCACAACCATCAATCCCCACTTTCAAGAGGCAGAAGGTCCTCCTCTCTGA
- the ITGB7 gene encoding integrin beta-7 isoform X3 gives MAALSVVLVFLLALSRSESELDVKIPSPGEATEWGDSDLFFPGSCQPAPSCQKCILSHPSCAWCKQLNFTASGEAEARRCARREELLARGCPREELEEPRGRQEVLQDEPLSQGARGEGATQLAPQRVRVTLRPGEPQQLRVRFLRAEGYPVDLYYLMDLSYSMKDDLESVRQLGHALLVRLQEVTHSVRIGFGSFVDKTVLPFVSTVPSKLRHPCPSRLERCQPPFSFHHVLSLTGDAQAFEREVGRQSVSGNLDSPEGGFDAILQAVLCQEQIGWRNVSRLLVFTSDDTFHTAGDGKLGGIFMPSDGHCHLDSNGLYSRSPDFDYPSVGQVAQALSAANIQPIFAVTSATLPVYQELSKLIPKSAVGELSEDSSNVVQLIMDAYNSLSSTVTLEHSKLPHGVRISYESQCGGPKKREGEAGDRGQCNHVRVNQTVNFLVTLQATDCLLEPHLLRLRALGFSEELIVELHTLCDCNCSDTQPQAPHCSDGQGNLQCGICRDCAECGAFGTGPLATNCSTACAHANVTLALAPILDDGWCKERTLDNQLFFFLVENEVGGRVMLRVRPPEKGADHTQAIVLGCIGGIVAVGLGLVLAYRLSVEIYDRREYSRFEKEQQQLNWKQDSNPLYKSAITTTINPHFQEAEGPPL, from the exons ATGGCGGCTTTGTCAGTGGTCCTTGTTTTCCTGCTGGCCTTGAGCAGAAGTGAGAGTGAATTGGATGTCAAGATCCCATCCCCAGGAGAGGCCACAGAATGGGGGGATTCTGACCTGTTCTTTCCAGGGTCCTGCCAACCAGCACCATCCTGCCAGAAGTGCATTCTCTCACATCCCAGCTGTGCATGGTGCAAGCAACTG AACTTCACCGCCTCTGGGGAGGCGGAGGCCCGGCGCTGTGCCCGGCGCGAGGAGCTGCTGGCTCGGGGCTGCCCGCGGGAGGAGCTGGAAGAGCCCCGCGGCCGGCAGGAGGTGCTGCAGGACGAGCCGCTCAGCCAGGGAGCCCGCGGCGAGGGGGCCACACAGCTGGCGCCGCAGCGGGTCCGGGTCACGCTGCGGCCTG GGGAGCCCCAGCAGCTCCGGGTCCGCTTTCTCCGTGCCGAGGGATACCCGGTGGACCTGTACTACCTTATGGACCTGAGCTACTCCATGAAGGACGACCTGGAAAGCGTGCGCCAGCTCGGGCACGCCCTGCTGGTCCGGCTGCAGGAGGTCACCCATTCTGTGCGCATTG GTTTTGGCTCCTTTGTGGACAAAACAGTGCTGCCCTTTGTGAGCACAGTGCCCTCCAAGCTGCGCCACCCCTGCCCCAGCCGGCTGGAGCGTTGCCAGCCACCCTTCAGCTTTCACCATGTGCTGTCCCTAACGGGGGATGCTCAGGCCTTCGAGCGGGAGGTGGGGCGCCAGAGTGTGTCTGGCAACCTGGACTCTCCTGAAGGTGGCTTTGACGCCATTCTGCAGGCTGTACTCTGCCAG GAGCAGATTGGCTGGAGAAATGTGTCCCGGCTGCTGGTGTTCACTTCAGATGACACATTCCACACAGCTGGGGATGGGAAGTTGGGCGGCATTTTCATGCCCAGTGATGGGCACTGCCACTTGGACAGCAATGGCCTCTACAGTCGCAGCCCAGATTTT gacTATCCCTCCGTGGGTCAGGTAGCCCAGGCCCTCTCTGCAGCAAACATCCAGCCCATCTTTGCTGTCACCAGTGCCACACTGCCTGTCTACCAG GAGCTGAGTAAGCTGATTCCTAAGTCTGCAGTGGGGGAGCTGAGTGAGGACTCCAGCAATGTGGTACAGCTCATCATGGATGCTTATAAT AGCCTGTCATCCACCGTGACCCTCGAACACTCTAAACTCCCTCATGGGGTCCGTATCTCTTACGAATCCCAGTGTGGGGGTCCTAAGAAGAGAGAGGGTGAGGCTGGGGACCGAGGACAGTGCAACCATGTCCGAGTCAACCAGACG GTGAATTTCTTGGTTACTCTCCAAGCTACCGATTGTCTCCTTGAGCCCCATCTCCTGCGGCTCCGGGCCCTTGGCTTCTCAGAGGAGCTGATTGTAGAGCTGCACACACTGTGTGATTGTAACTGCAGTGACACCCAGCCCCAGGCTCCCCACTGCAGTGATGGCCAGGGAAACCTACAATGTGGTATATGCAG GGACTGTGCAGAGTGTGGGGCCTTTGGGACTGGTCCCCTGGCCACCAATTGCAGCACGGCTTGTGCCCATGCCAATGTGACCTTGGCTTTGGCCCCTATCTTGGATGATGGCTGGTGCAAAGAGAGGACTCTGGACAACCAGCTGTTCTTCTTCCTGGTGGAGAATGAGGTTGGAGGCAGGGTCATGCTGAGAGTGAGACCCCCAGAAA AGGGAGCAGACCACACCCAGGCCATTGTGCTGGGCTGCATAGGGGGCATCGTGGCAGTGGGACTGGGGTTGGTCCTGGCTTATCGGCTCTCAGTGGAAATATACGACCGGCGGGAATACAGTCGCTTTGAGAAGGAGCAGCAGCAACTCAACTGGAAGCAG GACAGCAACCCTCTCTACAAAAGCGCCATCACCACAACCATCAATCCCCACTTTCAAGAGGCAGAAGGTCCTCCTCTCTGA